In Luteimonas sp. MC1750, the following proteins share a genomic window:
- a CDS encoding CIA30 family protein has translation MNRIPEVLAASAIAVAIAGAVVWAQPSRPAVPESAATAPVTLPSGGESAAFAISGVRVFDGERVLPNANVIVRDGRIEAVGAGVAIPEGLAVVEGAGRTLLPGFIDAHTHSWGDAQRDALRYGVTAELDMFGDWNRIPALRAQRESLAATALADLWTAGATVTTAGGHGTQFGIAVPTLAPGDDAGDFVAARVAEGSDYIKLIVEDFSTHSAERRLPTITPAQVAAAIAAAQAGERLALVHVASQADALHAVGSGADGLVHVFHDAAASPAFVAAAKQAGTFVTPTLSVIAGFAQDGSGAALADDARLSPWLEAGQRDGLAATFPGAPRPEALDNALRSVAALHAAGVDILAGTDAGNPGTAHGASIHGELALLVRAGLTPGEALAAATSVPARRFGLADRGRIASGLRADLVLVEGDPTADIADTRAIAGIWKNGHAVPRPRVEQAAGAPVISAGALVADFEDGGTGVRFGHGWQVTTDAMAGGHSVATQEAVSGGASSSRGALRVSGEIRPGFAFPWAGSMFHPGAQPMQPVDASARSELVFQVRGDGRTYQAMLFSGASPQAMPAMQSFTAGPEWSEVRIPLSAFAGADLATLRAVAITAGLPEGGFELVIDQVELR, from the coding sequence ATGAACCGCATTCCTGAAGTCCTCGCCGCCAGCGCCATCGCCGTCGCCATCGCCGGCGCCGTGGTGTGGGCGCAGCCATCGCGTCCAGCGGTCCCGGAATCCGCGGCCACCGCGCCCGTCACCCTTCCTTCCGGTGGCGAAAGCGCGGCCTTCGCCATCTCCGGCGTGCGCGTGTTCGATGGCGAACGCGTGCTGCCGAACGCGAACGTCATCGTCCGCGACGGCCGCATCGAAGCCGTGGGCGCCGGAGTCGCGATCCCCGAAGGCCTCGCGGTCGTCGAGGGCGCCGGACGCACGCTGCTGCCGGGCTTCATCGACGCGCATACCCACAGCTGGGGCGATGCGCAGCGCGACGCACTGCGCTACGGGGTCACCGCCGAGCTCGACATGTTCGGTGACTGGAACCGCATCCCGGCGCTGCGCGCACAGCGCGAATCGCTCGCGGCCACCGCGCTCGCCGACCTGTGGACGGCCGGCGCGACGGTCACCACCGCGGGCGGCCACGGCACCCAGTTCGGCATCGCGGTGCCGACGCTGGCGCCCGGCGACGATGCCGGTGACTTCGTCGCCGCGCGCGTGGCGGAGGGCTCGGACTACATCAAGCTGATCGTCGAGGACTTCAGCACGCATTCGGCCGAGCGCCGGCTGCCGACGATCACGCCGGCCCAGGTCGCCGCGGCGATCGCCGCCGCGCAGGCCGGGGAGCGCCTGGCCCTGGTGCACGTCGCCTCGCAGGCGGATGCGCTGCACGCGGTCGGATCGGGCGCGGACGGGCTGGTGCACGTCTTCCACGACGCGGCCGCCTCGCCGGCCTTCGTCGCCGCGGCGAAGCAGGCGGGCACCTTTGTCACGCCGACGCTGTCGGTGATCGCGGGCTTCGCCCAGGACGGCAGCGGCGCCGCGCTGGCCGACGACGCGCGGCTGTCGCCGTGGCTCGAGGCCGGGCAGCGCGACGGCCTGGCGGCGACGTTCCCGGGTGCGCCGCGTCCCGAGGCGCTCGACAACGCGCTGCGCAGCGTCGCGGCGCTGCATGCCGCCGGCGTCGACATCCTCGCCGGCACCGACGCCGGCAACCCGGGCACCGCGCACGGCGCCAGCATCCACGGCGAACTCGCCCTGCTGGTGCGTGCGGGCCTGACGCCGGGAGAGGCGCTCGCCGCCGCGACCTCGGTGCCCGCGCGCCGCTTCGGGCTTGCCGATCGCGGCCGGATTGCATCCGGATTGCGCGCCGACCTGGTGCTGGTCGAGGGCGACCCCACCGCGGACATCGCCGACACGCGCGCCATCGCCGGGATCTGGAAGAATGGCCATGCCGTGCCGCGCCCGCGCGTAGAGCAGGCCGCGGGGGCGCCGGTGATCAGCGCCGGCGCGCTGGTGGCCGACTTCGAGGACGGTGGCACCGGCGTGCGCTTCGGCCACGGCTGGCAGGTGACCACCGACGCGATGGCGGGTGGCCATTCGGTCGCGACCCAGGAAGCCGTCAGCGGCGGGGCGTCCAGCTCGCGCGGTGCGCTGCGCGTCTCAGGTGAGATCCGCCCGGGCTTCGCCTTCCCCTGGGCCGGCAGCATGTTCCATCCCGGCGCGCAGCCGATGCAGCCGGTCGACGCTTCGGCGCGCAGCGAGCTGGTGTTCCAGGTGCGCGGCGATGGCCGGACCTACCAGGCGATGCTGTTCTCGGGCGCGTCGCCGCAGGCGATGCCCGCGATGCAGTCCTTCACCGCGGGCCCGGAGTGGAGCGAGGTGCGCATCCCGCTGTCGGCCTTCGCCGGTGCCGACCTGGCCACGCTGCGCGCGGTGGCGATCACCGCGGGCCTGCCCGAGGGCGGCTTCGAACTGGTCATCGACCAGGTGGAGCTGCGCTGA
- a CDS encoding ABC transporter permease gives MNTLAHATPATGRHSLLRARLLEAKYEFLGLLRTPIFALLTLLFPLMFYLLFGVAMNRGGNVGQYLLATYGVFGVMGAALFGFGVTVAMDRDHGLLALKRALPVPPGAYLMSKMAMALLFSAIVSLLLAVTASTLAGVSLAPGQWLGLWLVHVAGALPFCAIGLYIGTLASGSAAPVVVNLVYLPLSFLSGLWLPLSALPDALARLAPVWPSYHHAQLALKVVGMDAGQPVAMHVGVLLVVTIGFFVLAHARLSRRG, from the coding sequence ATGAACACCCTGGCCCACGCAACCCCGGCGACAGGCAGGCACTCGCTGCTGCGCGCCCGCCTGCTCGAGGCGAAGTACGAATTCCTCGGGCTGCTGCGCACGCCGATCTTCGCGCTGCTGACGCTGCTGTTCCCGCTGATGTTCTACCTGCTGTTCGGCGTTGCGATGAACCGCGGCGGCAATGTCGGCCAGTACCTGCTGGCGACCTATGGCGTGTTCGGCGTGATGGGCGCCGCGCTGTTCGGCTTCGGCGTCACCGTGGCGATGGACCGCGACCACGGCCTGCTCGCGCTCAAGCGCGCGCTGCCGGTGCCGCCGGGCGCCTACCTGATGTCGAAGATGGCGATGGCGCTGCTGTTCTCGGCGATCGTGTCGCTGCTGCTGGCGGTGACCGCGTCCACGCTGGCCGGCGTGTCGCTCGCGCCCGGGCAGTGGCTGGGGCTGTGGCTGGTGCACGTGGCCGGTGCGCTGCCATTCTGCGCCATCGGCCTGTACATCGGCACGCTCGCCAGCGGCTCGGCGGCACCGGTGGTGGTCAACCTGGTCTACCTGCCGCTGTCCTTCCTGTCCGGCCTGTGGCTGCCGCTCTCGGCGCTTCCGGATGCGCTGGCCAGGCTGGCGCCGGTCTGGCCGTCCTATCACCATGCGCAGCTGGCGCTGAAGGTGGTGGGGATGGACGCCGGACAGCCGGTCGCCATGCACGTCGGCGTGCTGCTGGTGGTGACCATCGGGTTCTTCGTCCTGGCGCACGCCCGGCTGTCGCGACGTGGCTGA
- a CDS encoding ABC transporter ATP-binding protein produces the protein MDHPFDAPLARLHHATKRYGQSVALDGVDLELRAGQVLALLGANGAGKTTAISLLLGLAAPDAGEARLSGRDPRELAARQGVGVMLQSGALAPNLKVAEHLDLVRSYYADPLDVATCVEIAGLDGLLGRRYGRLSGGQQRRVQFALAICGRPRVLFLDEPTTGLDIEARQGLWRGLRALVADGTSVLLTTHYLEEAEALADRVVVLAGGRVVAAGSLDEVRARVDQRRIRCVTVLQAAEVARWPGVRSASSEEGRLEVLAGAAEDIVRRLLAADAALSDLDVSRAGLAEAFLEITRDAPLKEAA, from the coding sequence ATGGACCATCCGTTCGACGCGCCGCTGGCGCGCCTGCACCACGCCACGAAGCGCTATGGCCAGTCGGTCGCGCTCGATGGCGTCGACCTTGAACTGCGCGCAGGCCAGGTGCTGGCGCTGCTCGGCGCGAACGGCGCCGGCAAGACGACCGCGATCTCGCTGCTGCTGGGCCTGGCCGCGCCCGATGCCGGCGAGGCACGCCTGTCCGGCCGCGATCCGCGCGAGCTTGCGGCGCGCCAGGGCGTGGGCGTGATGCTGCAGTCCGGCGCGCTGGCCCCCAACCTGAAGGTCGCCGAGCACCTCGACCTGGTCCGCAGCTACTACGCCGATCCGCTCGACGTCGCCACTTGCGTGGAGATCGCCGGACTCGACGGCCTGCTCGGGCGCCGCTACGGCCGGCTCTCTGGCGGGCAGCAGCGCCGCGTGCAGTTCGCGCTGGCAATCTGCGGCCGCCCGCGCGTGCTGTTCCTCGACGAGCCGACCACCGGCCTCGACATCGAGGCGCGCCAGGGCCTGTGGCGCGGACTGCGCGCGCTGGTCGCCGACGGGACCTCGGTGCTGCTGACCACGCACTACCTGGAGGAGGCCGAAGCCCTGGCCGACCGCGTCGTGGTCCTGGCCGGCGGCCGCGTGGTCGCGGCGGGCAGCCTCGACGAGGTGCGCGCCCGCGTCGACCAGCGCCGCATCCGCTGCGTCACCGTGCTGCAGGCCGCCGAGGTCGCGCGCTGGCCCGGCGTGCGATCGGCGAGCAGCGAGGAGGGTCGGCTGGAGGTGCTGGCCGGCGCCGCCGAGGACATCGTGCGCCGGCTGCTGGCCGCGGACGCCGCGCTGTCCGACCTCGACGTCAGCCGCGCCGGCCTCGCCGAGGCCTTCCTCGAAATCACCCGCGATGCACCGCTGAAGGAGGCTGCTTGA
- a CDS encoding efflux RND transporter periplasmic adaptor subunit, with translation MNTKADLLKELRIDRQPTPPPSRRGPWIGLAVAAMLAALAALAWALAGGTRAVEVRTADAVATGGGAAAASVLDASGYVVARRMATVSSKITGRVREVLIEEGMAVAEGQVMATLDPIDADAQNALARAQVDAARSQIAGVEAQLVEAEANATRLSSLVGQQLVSRAQYDQAVAQRESLRAQLATSRRNAQVAGQQLRISGIGVDNTVVRAPFAGVVIAKAAQPGEIVSPLSAGGGFTRTGIGTIVDMDSLEVEVDVGEAYIGRVQPAMPVEATLNAYPDWKIPAEVIAIIPTADRGKATVKVRVALKEKDPRIVPDMGVTVSFLERAPEAGEGDDAPRGVRVPEAAVAARDGGDVVFVVAGSGGDAVAERRDVSTGGAAGGQRILLSGVAPGESVVLDPPDDLADGDQVTLADR, from the coding sequence ATGAACACAAAAGCCGACCTGCTCAAGGAACTGCGCATCGACCGCCAGCCGACGCCCCCGCCGTCGCGACGCGGCCCGTGGATCGGGCTTGCGGTGGCCGCCATGCTCGCGGCGCTCGCAGCCCTGGCCTGGGCGCTGGCTGGCGGCACGCGCGCGGTCGAGGTGCGCACCGCCGACGCGGTGGCCACCGGCGGCGGTGCGGCCGCGGCCTCCGTGCTCGACGCCAGCGGCTACGTGGTCGCGCGGCGCATGGCCACCGTGTCGTCGAAGATCACCGGCCGCGTGCGCGAGGTGCTGATCGAGGAAGGCATGGCGGTGGCCGAGGGCCAGGTGATGGCCACGCTCGATCCGATCGATGCGGACGCCCAGAACGCGCTGGCCCGCGCCCAGGTCGATGCCGCGCGCAGCCAGATCGCGGGGGTCGAAGCGCAGCTGGTCGAAGCGGAGGCGAATGCCACGCGTCTGTCGAGCCTGGTTGGACAGCAGCTGGTCTCACGCGCGCAGTACGACCAGGCCGTGGCCCAGCGCGAATCGCTGCGCGCCCAGCTCGCCACCTCACGCCGGAACGCACAGGTGGCCGGCCAGCAGCTGCGCATCAGCGGCATCGGCGTCGACAACACCGTGGTGCGCGCGCCGTTCGCCGGCGTGGTCATCGCCAAGGCGGCACAGCCGGGCGAGATCGTGTCGCCGCTGTCGGCCGGCGGCGGCTTCACCCGAACCGGTATCGGCACGATCGTCGACATGGACTCGCTCGAGGTCGAGGTCGACGTGGGCGAGGCCTACATCGGCCGCGTGCAGCCGGCGATGCCGGTCGAAGCCACGCTCAACGCCTATCCCGACTGGAAGATCCCGGCCGAGGTGATCGCGATCATCCCGACCGCCGACCGCGGCAAGGCGACGGTCAAGGTGCGCGTGGCGCTGAAGGAAAAGGACCCGCGGATCGTGCCGGACATGGGCGTCACCGTGAGCTTCCTCGAACGCGCCCCCGAGGCCGGCGAAGGCGACGACGCGCCGCGCGGCGTGCGGGTGCCGGAGGCGGCGGTCGCCGCGCGCGACGGCGGCGACGTGGTGTTCGTGGTCGCCGGCAGCGGTGGCGACGCCGTGGCCGAACGCCGCGACGTGAGCACCGGCGGCGCCGCGGGCGGCCAGCGCATCCTGCTGTCGGGCGTGGCGCCGGGCGAATCCGTTGTGCTCGATCCACCTGATGACCTGGCGGATGGTGACCAGGTCACCCTGGCTGATCGCTAG
- a CDS encoding ABC transporter ATP-binding protein: MTTLVSIRNLTKSYQRGPEKVDVLHGLDLDIATGDFVALMGPSGSGKTTLLNLIGGLDAPTSGEIDVAGQRIDRMGAGQLAAWRSQHVGYVFQFYNLMPALSAQKNVELPLLLTRLGGAQRKRNAQIALELVGLSDRVSHKPAELSGGQQQRVAIARAIVSDPTLLICDEPTGDLDRQSAEEILGLLQELNREHGKTIVMVTHDPKAAEHASHTLHLDKGVLVEQQSHAA, translated from the coding sequence ATGACCACCCTGGTATCGATCCGCAACCTCACCAAGTCCTACCAGCGCGGGCCGGAGAAGGTCGACGTGCTCCACGGCCTCGACCTCGACATCGCGACCGGTGACTTCGTCGCGCTGATGGGCCCGTCGGGCTCGGGCAAGACCACGCTGCTGAACCTGATCGGTGGCCTGGACGCGCCCACCAGCGGCGAGATCGACGTCGCCGGCCAGCGCATCGACCGCATGGGCGCCGGGCAGCTCGCCGCGTGGCGCAGCCAGCACGTGGGTTACGTCTTCCAGTTCTACAACCTGATGCCGGCGCTCAGCGCGCAGAAGAACGTCGAGCTGCCGCTGCTGTTGACCAGGCTCGGCGGCGCGCAGCGCAAGCGCAATGCGCAGATCGCGCTCGAGCTGGTGGGCCTGTCCGACCGCGTCTCGCACAAGCCGGCGGAACTGTCCGGTGGCCAGCAGCAGCGCGTCGCGATCGCCCGCGCGATCGTCTCCGACCCGACGCTGCTGATCTGCGACGAGCCGACCGGCGACCTCGACCGGCAGTCGGCCGAGGAGATCCTCGGCCTGCTGCAGGAGCTCAACCGCGAGCACGGCAAGACCATCGTCATGGTCACCCACGACCCGAAGGCCGCCGAACACGCCAGCCACACCCTGCACCTGGACAAGGGCGTGCTGGTCGAACAGCAGTCGCACGCGGCCTGA
- a CDS encoding ABC transporter permease: MKYFHLVWAALFRRKTRTFLTLASIVAAFLLFGLLDGIRTSFAQLGQNADGAQRLQTASKLSFIETLPISLQSRIATIDNIEAVTHANWFGGAYQDPKNQLFTFAVAPNYLELYPEIAVDPAQLEDWKRNRTGMLVGEAMMKRFDWKVGQRIPLQSTIYPNSDGTLDWAFDIAGVLRAKEGGAGGGFTDSLILMHYDYFEESSPYIDGDVGWYISRVSDVRRSDAAAKAIDALSANSPHETKTMSEQAAMASQLKQMADIGLIVGSIMGAVFFTLLLLTGNTMAQAVRERTSELAVLKTIGFTSTSVLMMVLAESMLMVVIGGVLGLGLAAVIGKAATAASGGLVNLPPVGLESWLLGLALMLAIGLLVGALPAIRAMRLNIVDALAGR; the protein is encoded by the coding sequence ATGAAGTACTTCCATCTGGTCTGGGCGGCGCTGTTCCGGCGCAAGACCCGCACCTTCCTGACGCTGGCCTCGATCGTGGCCGCGTTCCTGCTGTTCGGCCTGCTCGACGGCATCCGCACCAGCTTCGCCCAGCTCGGGCAGAACGCGGATGGCGCGCAGCGCCTGCAGACCGCGTCGAAGCTGTCCTTCATCGAGACCTTGCCGATCTCGCTGCAGTCGCGCATCGCCACCATCGACAACATCGAGGCAGTGACCCACGCCAACTGGTTCGGCGGCGCCTACCAGGACCCGAAGAACCAGCTCTTCACCTTCGCCGTGGCGCCGAACTACCTGGAGCTCTATCCCGAGATCGCGGTCGATCCGGCCCAGCTCGAGGACTGGAAGCGCAACCGCACCGGCATGCTGGTGGGCGAGGCGATGATGAAGCGCTTCGACTGGAAAGTCGGCCAGCGCATCCCGCTTCAGTCGACCATCTATCCCAACAGCGACGGCACGCTCGACTGGGCCTTCGACATCGCCGGCGTGCTGCGCGCGAAGGAAGGCGGCGCCGGTGGCGGCTTCACCGACTCGCTGATCCTGATGCACTACGACTACTTCGAGGAGTCGTCGCCGTACATCGACGGCGACGTGGGCTGGTACATCAGCCGCGTCTCCGACGTGCGCCGCAGCGACGCCGCGGCCAAGGCGATCGACGCGCTGTCGGCCAACTCGCCGCACGAGACCAAGACCATGAGCGAGCAGGCGGCGATGGCCTCCCAGCTCAAGCAGATGGCCGACATCGGCCTGATCGTCGGCTCGATCATGGGCGCGGTGTTCTTCACCCTGCTGCTGCTGACCGGCAACACCATGGCGCAGGCGGTGCGCGAGCGCACCTCCGAACTCGCGGTGCTCAAGACCATCGGCTTCACCAGCACCAGCGTGCTGATGATGGTGCTGGCGGAATCGATGCTGATGGTGGTGATCGGCGGCGTGCTGGGACTCGGCCTGGCCGCGGTCATCGGCAAGGCGGCCACCGCCGCCAGCGGCGGACTGGTCAACCTGCCGCCGGTCGGGCTGGAGAGCTGGCTGCTGGGCCTCGCGCTGATGCTGGCGATCGGCCTCCTGGTCGGCGCCCTGCCGGCGATCCGCGCGATGCGCCTCAACATCGTCGACGCCCTCGCGGGCCGCTGA
- a CDS encoding ABC transporter permease, with protein sequence MKKMLRGTGLVLLLAAFLAAWILLPWPALLALAVAFALWMILTRSGRQAASVTGVGVSTLGQRVGSSSVVVIGIAGVVGVLVALLAMAEGYQHTVSSSGDEETAVVLRGGSSAELMSVMTRDAITAIERAPEIARDASGRPLASPELVVAANLPQRANAAEDGSVQLRGVGDMAWAVRPNIQLVEGRRFEPGKRELVVGKGARRQFAGLEPGAELRLGNQPWTVVGVFESGDAMESEIWADAEVVATTYRRGSSRASVFARLTAPSAFKAFKATLDADPRLQVEAQTTLAYFQGQSAGVSKVLRIIGIVVGSIMAIGAVFGALNTMFASVASRAREIATLRAIGFRGIPVVVAVMLETMLLAALGGALGGLLAWLVFNGYTASTLAGGVAQLTFEFKVSPELLWQGLKWALAIGFVGGLFPALRAATMPVTDALRAA encoded by the coding sequence ATGAAGAAGATGCTTCGCGGGACCGGCCTGGTGCTGCTGCTGGCCGCCTTCCTGGCTGCCTGGATCCTGCTGCCCTGGCCGGCGCTGCTGGCGCTGGCGGTGGCCTTTGCGCTGTGGATGATCCTCACCCGCAGCGGCCGCCAGGCGGCGTCGGTGACCGGCGTGGGCGTCAGCACCCTGGGCCAGCGCGTGGGCTCCTCGTCCGTGGTGGTGATCGGCATCGCCGGCGTGGTCGGGGTGCTGGTGGCGCTGCTGGCGATGGCCGAGGGCTACCAGCACACCGTCAGCAGCAGCGGCGACGAGGAGACCGCGGTGGTGCTGCGCGGCGGCTCGTCGGCCGAGCTGATGTCGGTGATGACGCGCGACGCGATCACCGCCATCGAGCGCGCGCCGGAGATCGCCCGCGACGCATCGGGCAGGCCGCTGGCCTCGCCCGAGCTGGTGGTCGCGGCCAACCTGCCGCAGCGCGCGAATGCCGCCGAAGACGGCAGCGTGCAGCTGCGCGGCGTCGGCGACATGGCCTGGGCGGTGCGTCCGAACATCCAGCTGGTCGAAGGTCGGCGCTTCGAGCCAGGCAAGCGCGAACTGGTGGTCGGCAAGGGCGCGCGCCGCCAGTTTGCCGGACTCGAGCCCGGCGCCGAGCTGCGCCTGGGCAACCAGCCGTGGACGGTGGTCGGCGTGTTCGAGTCCGGCGACGCGATGGAGTCGGAGATCTGGGCCGACGCCGAGGTGGTCGCCACCACCTACCGCCGCGGATCCAGCCGCGCCTCGGTCTTCGCCCGCCTCACCGCGCCCTCGGCGTTCAAGGCCTTCAAGGCCACGCTCGACGCCGATCCGCGCCTGCAGGTCGAGGCGCAGACCACGCTGGCGTATTTCCAGGGCCAGTCGGCGGGCGTGTCGAAGGTGCTGCGCATCATCGGCATCGTGGTCGGCTCGATCATGGCCATCGGCGCGGTGTTCGGTGCGCTCAACACCATGTTCGCAAGCGTCGCCTCGCGTGCGCGCGAGATCGCGACGCTGCGCGCGATCGGCTTCCGCGGCATCCCCGTCGTGGTCGCGGTGATGCTGGAGACCATGCTGCTGGCCGCGCTGGGCGGTGCGCTGGGCGGGCTGCTGGCCTGGCTGGTGTTCAACGGCTACACCGCGTCGACGCTCGCCGGCGGCGTGGCCCAGCTGACCTTCGAGTTCAAGGTATCGCCGGAGCTCCTCTGGCAAGGCCTGAAGTGGGCGCTGGCGATCGGCTTTGTCGGCGGCCTGTTCCCGGCGCTGCGTGCGGCGACGATGCCGGTGACCGACGCGCTGCGCGCGGCGTGA
- the rarD gene encoding EamA family transporter RarD, which translates to MDARTRGLWMAVGAFIIWGLMPLYWHLLKHVPSLQVVLHRALWSALLVAAFLTLTRGRGWLRAVFAQPRLAGMLLASGLLIGFNWSLYVWAVNAGHVVESSLGYFINPLLNVVIGVVFLRERLVPAQWVAVALAACGVLWLTFNYGSFPWIALALAGSFAMYGLIRRQAQVDAVAGLGVENLYLLLPAAALLAWLELGGDGGFSDLRWGWGTNLLLVLGGALTALPLIGFAYAVRQVSLSTVGLLQYLAPTLQLLCGVLVFGEAFGRDRAIGFAVIWLGLAVFAIDGFIRARRRIVAQQA; encoded by the coding sequence ATGGACGCGCGCACCCGCGGCCTGTGGATGGCGGTGGGGGCCTTCATCATCTGGGGCCTGATGCCGCTGTACTGGCACCTGCTCAAGCACGTGCCCTCGCTGCAGGTGGTGCTGCACCGCGCGCTGTGGTCGGCGCTGCTGGTCGCGGCCTTCCTCACCCTCACCCGCGGCCGCGGCTGGCTGCGCGCGGTCTTCGCCCAGCCGCGGCTGGCCGGCATGCTGCTGGCCTCGGGCCTGCTGATCGGCTTCAACTGGAGCCTCTACGTCTGGGCGGTGAACGCCGGGCACGTGGTCGAGAGCAGCCTGGGCTACTTCATCAATCCGCTGCTCAACGTGGTGATCGGCGTGGTCTTCCTGCGCGAGCGGCTGGTGCCGGCGCAGTGGGTGGCGGTGGCGCTGGCGGCCTGCGGGGTGCTGTGGCTGACGTTCAACTACGGCAGCTTTCCGTGGATCGCGCTGGCGCTGGCAGGCTCGTTCGCGATGTACGGGCTGATCCGGCGCCAGGCCCAGGTGGACGCGGTGGCCGGCCTCGGCGTCGAGAACCTGTACCTGCTGCTGCCGGCCGCGGCGCTGCTCGCCTGGCTCGAGCTGGGCGGCGACGGCGGCTTCAGCGACCTGCGCTGGGGCTGGGGCACCAACCTGCTGCTGGTGCTGGGTGGCGCGCTCACCGCGCTGCCGCTGATCGGCTTCGCCTACGCGGTGCGCCAGGTGTCGTTGTCCACCGTCGGCCTGCTGCAGTACCTCGCGCCGACGCTGCAGCTGCTGTGCGGCGTGCTGGTGTTCGGCGAAGCCTTCGGCCGCGACCGGGCGATCGGCTTCGCGGTGATATGGCTGGGCCTGGCGGTGTTCGCCATCGACGGCTTCATCCGCGCGCGGCGGCGGATCGTGGCGCAGCAGGCCTGA